A window of the Cystobacter fuscus genome harbors these coding sequences:
- a CDS encoding lactate racemase domain-containing protein — protein sequence MRPLKTLQKLYDEESQVVITEKGSPPRALFSGENFLLEDLPVGTRVIFPRPPLAGVPNVKAAIRWAINHPEGMEPLHALLRPGMRLTCVIDDISVPLPPMATPDVRQSILEVVLELCADSGVDDIHLIIANALHRRMTEGEMRRMVGQKIFDAYYPERYYNHDAEDPDGITELERSPCGSHVVAVNRRVAESDLTVYVNVNFVPMNGGHKSMGTGLANYASLRAHHNPQTIRGSESYMEPKKSELYRRNERIGKAIDKHLKVFHIESVLNNRMFGPATDFLHKREEDYTEGDRLKFHAMRYALSKVPRAAARTILNSVPAPYDVTGVFAGATEPTHQKILEKSWQQYVVPVQGQSDIVIFPIPFISPYSVNSILNPLLVQVMGLGYFFNLNRGVPLVKKGGVIILTHPAFDEFDPVQHPSYIEFFNRVLPETRDAVEIERKYEREFAENPSYVHLYRKGNAYHGVHPLYMWYWGENGRQHAGKVIVAGAENNHVPALLGWDRTDTLTEAIEEARGFMGRSASISLLRIAPTVMVDVK from the coding sequence ATGCGCCCCCTCAAGACGCTCCAGAAGCTCTACGACGAGGAAAGTCAGGTCGTCATCACCGAGAAGGGCAGCCCTCCCCGGGCGCTCTTCAGCGGGGAGAACTTCCTGCTCGAGGACCTGCCCGTGGGCACCCGGGTCATCTTCCCCCGTCCGCCCCTGGCGGGCGTGCCCAACGTGAAGGCCGCCATCCGCTGGGCCATCAACCACCCCGAGGGCATGGAGCCCCTGCACGCGCTCTTGCGCCCGGGCATGCGGCTCACCTGCGTCATCGACGACATCTCCGTGCCGCTGCCGCCCATGGCCACGCCCGACGTGCGCCAGTCCATCCTCGAGGTGGTGCTGGAGCTGTGCGCCGACTCGGGCGTGGACGACATCCACCTCATCATCGCCAACGCCCTGCACCGCCGCATGACGGAGGGCGAGATGCGGCGCATGGTGGGCCAGAAGATCTTCGACGCCTACTACCCGGAGCGCTACTACAACCACGACGCCGAGGACCCCGACGGCATCACGGAGCTGGAGCGCAGCCCATGCGGCTCGCACGTGGTGGCCGTCAACCGGCGCGTGGCCGAGAGCGACCTCACCGTCTACGTCAACGTGAACTTCGTGCCCATGAACGGCGGGCACAAGTCCATGGGCACGGGCCTGGCCAACTACGCGAGCCTGCGCGCGCACCACAACCCGCAGACCATCCGCGGCTCCGAGAGCTACATGGAGCCCAAGAAGAGCGAGCTGTACCGGCGCAACGAGCGCATCGGCAAGGCGATCGACAAGCACCTCAAGGTCTTCCACATCGAGTCGGTGCTCAACAACCGCATGTTCGGCCCGGCCACCGACTTCCTCCACAAGCGCGAGGAGGACTACACCGAGGGCGACCGGCTGAAGTTCCATGCCATGCGCTACGCGCTGTCGAAGGTGCCGCGCGCCGCGGCCCGCACCATTCTCAACTCCGTGCCCGCCCCCTATGACGTGACGGGCGTGTTCGCCGGCGCCACCGAGCCCACGCACCAGAAGATTTTGGAGAAGAGCTGGCAGCAGTACGTGGTGCCGGTGCAGGGGCAGAGCGACATCGTCATCTTCCCCATCCCCTTCATCTCGCCCTACAGCGTCAACTCCATCCTCAACCCGCTGCTCGTGCAGGTGATGGGGCTGGGCTACTTCTTCAACCTCAACCGCGGCGTGCCGCTGGTGAAGAAGGGCGGCGTCATCATCCTCACCCACCCGGCCTTCGACGAGTTCGATCCGGTGCAGCACCCCAGCTACATCGAGTTCTTCAACCGCGTGCTGCCCGAGACGCGCGACGCGGTGGAGATCGAGAGGAAGTACGAGCGCGAGTTCGCCGAGAACCCCAGCTACGTGCACCTGTACCGCAAGGGCAACGCCTACCACGGCGTGCACCCGCTCTACATGTGGTACTGGGGCGAGAACGGTCGCCAGCACGCGGGCAAGGTCATCGTCGCGGGCGCGGAGAACAACCACGTCCCGGCGCTGCTCGGCTGGGACCGCACCGACACCCTCACCGAGGCCATCGAGGAGGCGCGCGGCTTCATGGGCCGCTCGGCCAGCATCAGCCTGCTGCGCATCGCCCCCACCGTCATGGTCGACGTGAAGTAA
- a CDS encoding SWIB/MDM2 domain-containing protein, which yields MAAKKTTTAAAKKAPAAKKAPAAKKAAAGKRKPNAAFMKEMTPSPALAEIVGSKALPRTAVVSKIWDYIKKNNLQDPKNKRQINADDKLKPIFGGKKSVTMFELTALVNKNLS from the coding sequence ATGGCCGCCAAGAAGACCACCACCGCCGCTGCGAAGAAGGCTCCCGCCGCCAAGAAGGCTCCCGCCGCCAAGAAGGCCGCTGCGGGCAAGCGCAAGCCCAACGCGGCGTTCATGAAGGAGATGACGCCGTCGCCCGCTCTGGCGGAGATCGTCGGGAGCAAGGCCCTGCCGCGCACCGCCGTCGTGAGCAAGATCTGGGACTACATCAAGAAGAACAACCTCCAGGATCCGAAGAACAAGCGGCAGATCAACGCCGACGACAAGCTCAAGCCCATCTTCGGCGGCAAGAAGTCCGTCACGATGTTCGAGCTGACGGCGCTGGTGAACAAGAACCTGTCCTGA
- a CDS encoding NAD-dependent epimerase/dehydratase family protein — protein sequence MSQILVTGANGFLGSALVRALVERGHRATCLLRPGSDVSGLAGVEYTRAEGDVIHAPGLARAVEGQEVVFHLAGVRRAATREDFLRVNAEGTRLLCEALVAAGHRPRLVLVGSLGASGPSSAGRPRVEEDAPHPTDAYGESKAEAERIALSYADRLPVTVVRPPRIVGPRDRENLLLFRLVARGLKLRLGEGERPLTLVDVEDVVDLLQVVAERDEALGQAFFVGHPHPFTLERIQDLAAEALGVRPRTVTLPPLVLSTLATVADGVARLTGRPLPLNRKFARQLLAPAWTCSSAKAERLLGFRATRDPADTIRRSALWYREHGWL from the coding sequence ATGAGCCAGATCCTCGTCACTGGAGCGAATGGTTTTCTGGGGTCGGCGCTGGTGCGAGCGCTCGTCGAGCGGGGTCACCGTGCAACATGCCTGTTGCGCCCGGGCAGCGACGTCTCGGGGCTGGCCGGGGTGGAGTACACCCGAGCGGAAGGAGACGTGATCCACGCTCCGGGACTGGCGCGCGCGGTGGAGGGCCAGGAGGTGGTCTTCCACCTGGCGGGCGTACGCCGGGCGGCCACCCGGGAGGACTTCCTGCGGGTCAACGCCGAGGGGACCCGGCTGCTGTGCGAGGCCCTGGTGGCCGCGGGGCACCGGCCCCGGCTGGTGCTGGTGGGCTCGCTGGGGGCCTCGGGGCCGAGCAGCGCCGGGCGCCCCCGGGTGGAGGAGGATGCCCCCCACCCCACGGACGCCTATGGGGAGAGCAAGGCCGAGGCGGAGCGCATCGCCCTCTCCTACGCGGACCGGCTGCCGGTGACGGTGGTCCGGCCTCCGCGCATCGTGGGGCCCCGGGACCGGGAGAACCTGCTGCTCTTCCGGCTGGTCGCGCGGGGGCTGAAGCTGCGCCTGGGCGAGGGCGAGCGGCCCCTGACCCTGGTGGACGTGGAGGACGTGGTGGACCTGCTCCAGGTGGTGGCCGAGCGGGACGAGGCCCTCGGGCAGGCCTTCTTCGTGGGCCACCCCCACCCCTTCACCCTGGAGCGCATCCAGGACCTCGCCGCCGAGGCCCTGGGCGTCCGGCCCCGGACCGTGACCCTGCCGCCCCTCGTCCTGAGCACCCTGGCCACCGTGGCGGATGGGGTGGCGCGGCTGACGGGCCGGCCCCTGCCCCTCAACCGCAAGTTCGCGCGCCAGTTGCTCGCGCCCGCCTGGACGTGTTCGAGCGCCAAGGCGGAGCGGCTCCTGGGCTTTCGCGCCACGCGAGACCCGGCCGACACCATCCGCCGCAGTGCCCTCTGGTACAGGGAACATGGCTGGCTGTGA
- a CDS encoding HAD-IB family hydrolase: MPAKAAFYDVDGTLVKTNVVHVYAYYAMNRGSLLGIAGRTLATAASAPLFAAMDAVNRKKFNEFFYRYYAGLSEDRLISIAEDMFEDVLKPALYEQTRDLIDQARRAGCRIVLVTGALDFSMRPLVRHLGADDLIANKMQFVGGKATGKVIPPIIEGANKANAIRSYCVREGLALDQCHGYSDSSSDYAMLAVVGRPTAVNPDMRLRSIARAYNWPILDLK; this comes from the coding sequence ATGCCCGCGAAAGCCGCCTTCTACGATGTCGACGGGACGTTGGTGAAAACCAACGTCGTCCACGTCTACGCCTACTATGCGATGAACCGGGGTTCCCTGCTGGGCATCGCCGGGAGGACGCTGGCCACGGCCGCCAGTGCCCCCCTGTTCGCCGCCATGGACGCGGTGAACCGTAAGAAGTTCAACGAGTTCTTCTACCGCTATTACGCCGGACTGTCCGAGGATCGACTCATCTCCATCGCCGAGGACATGTTCGAGGACGTCCTCAAGCCCGCCCTGTACGAGCAGACGCGCGACCTCATCGACCAGGCGCGCCGGGCCGGCTGCCGCATCGTGCTCGTCACGGGCGCCCTGGACTTCAGCATGCGGCCCCTGGTGCGCCACCTGGGCGCCGATGATCTCATCGCCAACAAGATGCAGTTCGTGGGGGGCAAGGCGACCGGAAAGGTCATCCCCCCCATCATCGAAGGGGCGAACAAGGCCAACGCCATCCGCTCCTATTGTGTCCGCGAGGGCCTGGCGCTCGACCAGTGCCACGGCTACTCCGACAGCTCCTCCGACTACGCCATGCTCGCCGTGGTGGGGCGGCCCACCGCCGTCAACCCGGACATGCGTCTGCGCTCCATCGCCCGGGCCTACAACTGGCCCATCCTGGACCTCAAGTAA